GGTGATGCTCCAAGATTGGGAGTTGGGGCTGGCAGTTAATCATGCCCTGCGTTATATCTCGCCAGATGGTCCACTGCGTGAGGCAATTGTCGAAGGCCGTATGCGGACCAAGGCTGACGTGAAGCGCGAAGTCGAACGGATGCTGGCCGATGAGAGCATTCGCAAGCCCCGCATTTTGCAGTTCTTTCGTGACTACTTCGACTATGACCTTGGCGGCTACATCTGCAAAGACACCAAGGCACTGGCCGACACAGGAGTCGGTGCAGGGCAGGGTTACTATCAGTCGATGTTCGATGCGACGGCGAGTACGGATCGACTGGTCGAACGGATTCTCGAGGAAGACCGAGATGTCCTTAAACGACTATTGACGACGGACCAGGTTGTTGCCACTAAGGGGGACAATACTTTTTTTGGCAAGAGACTTACGAGAAAGGAAACGGCTCAGTCGATCGCTGAGGAAAGAAAGAGAGACGAAGCTGAACTTGAAGCCTGGAAGGTAGCCAATCCTGGAAAAGAGCCACCCAAGTCGCTTGCCAGCAAGGGCAGAAACGTTAATCACAAGGTTGCCGAGGCCAACCTGTCAGGCGACCCAATTTATGCCCGTGTGGGGCGGCGGAGCTTTGGTGCTGGATCGATGAAGCCTGAGCGAATTCTCGCAACCGTGCCAGAAGGGGAACGACTCGGAATTCTAACGCACCCAAGTTGGCTCGTTTCTCACTCAGACGCGATGGACAACCACGCGATTCGCCGTGGTCGATGGGTATACGAACGACTGCTAGGTGGCGGTATTCCTGATGTGCCGATAACGGTTGATGCGATGCTTCCCGATGAACCTCATCACACCTTGCGGGAGAGAATGAGGGTCACACGCGAATCTTACTGCTGGACTTGCCATCAAAAGATGGATCCGCTGGGATTGCCGTTTGAAATGTACAACCATGCCGGTCTGTACCGAGAGACCGAACTGGAAAAGCCGGTCGACACATCTGGCGAGATCATTGATTCGGGCGATCCCGAACTGGATGGAGAAGTCGCTGATGCGATCGAAATGATCAAGAAAATTGCAGAAAGCGAGCGGGCCGAGCAGGTCTTCGTGCGTCATGCATTCCGGTACTGGATGGGACGCAACGAGACCCTCAACGACCGGGCTGTTCTTCAGGATGCGTATCGTGCTTACAAGGAGAATGGGGGAAGCATGAAAGCCATGCTAACCTCGCTGCTGACATCCGACGCGTTTCTTTACCGAACCCGCGTTGATCTGGCAGCCAGCCCTAGCAACTAACCGCGGCCAGCGTCCACTTACCAGTCGATGATCAAGTTGCTTCGCGATGTCGACTAAGGCCTGCTTACGACAGGGCGTTCGTGTAGTCGGTTCTCTTGATAGGCTTCGATCAATCGTTCGAGCATTTCCATGCGGAAACCGATTCGTTGACCGCGTTCCGTATCGCGGGTTCTCCGTGGCGAATCAAAGACGCGAATATTCTGAACATGAGGGATGATATCCACCCCATCCCGAATGGCTGCTTCCACCGATTCAAAGTGGGAGTGTTGCGCCAGAACGATGCGGTCAGTTTCTAGTACCAGGGTGTAACCATAATCGCCATACGCTTCCGAGAACGCACCGTCGATGGTAATCGCTTTACCGCTTCGTTTCAGTGGAGATTCGCCGGCTTCGACTTTTACGGGAACATGGCCATTAACGATCAGGCCGCAATCAGGCTCCATGCCAAATTCCAAGAGGACCTTGTCGCAGAACTCTGTCTCGTGGATGAGCGTGAAATAGGTGTTTTTTGTCTCGTGGTGGGGCTTCTTGTCCGCGATGAAGTCACGTTCCAGGGTTGCGATACGGTCCTTGCCGAACAAGGGAGATCGTGGACCGCTCCAGAGGTACCACAGGAAATCGAGGTCGGCTTGTTCTGAATTGACAAAAGCACGTCGAACGACCGTTTCGATTTCTTCGAACATGGCCCGCCCGGCGACCGACTTTTGATCGATGGTCACCGGCAGAAAGTTGCCCTCCTCATCGACCGGCACGCAGCCATGAAAGATCAGGCAATCGTCACGCTTCAGGTACATCGATCCATGGCCAACCATATAACGCATCTGTTCGCGTAGTTTCTGGCTGTTAAGGAACGAGTGCTTCAAACGATGAAGGCAAGCCGACTCTTCTTCGCTGAGTTGATACGGGTTTTCTGGATCGACGGTCGGGAAATTGGTGTCGCGAAGGGCGTAGGTTTGGCCATCGATTTCAATGGTTCCCTCCTGGAAGTTGATGCGATGCATTAACCTTCGATGTTCCAGTTCCCAGTGTGGATTTCGCTCGATCATCTGCCCCTCGAGCTTGAACTGAATGATCGCCACAGCCTTTTGCATTCGCGCGACGACTTCATTGGGACGCATCCCTTGTCCCTTGGGCATGAAGAACTCGGCAGGGTCGTCGGCGTAAACGGTACGTGCCAAATTTTCCAGCGGTGTCAGGGGAACGCTGTAACCTTCATCGAGTTGGCCGATGCGGCGATACCTGAGTGAGACACGAAGCACCGTGCAGATCGCCGCTTCGTGTCCAAGGGAGGCTGCCAGCCACAGCATGTCGTGATTGCCCCAAATGAATTCGACATTGGGTTGCAATTGAAGATAGTCCATTACCCTGTCGCCGCGTGGCCCCCGGTCCCACAGGTCGCCAGCGATGATCAACTCGTCAACGGCCAGGTTGCGAATCAGTCGCCCTAGCAGATGGACCAAGTGCAGCGCTTTGCCTCGTCGGACAAGCTCATCAAGGATTGCCCCGATGAATTCCGGTCCCCGTTCCGTGGAAGGGGCATGCATCATCTCGAGTAGAAGTTCTCGGTATTCTGCTGGAAAGAGGTTCGTTGCCAGACGCAGACTGAAATTGGAAACCAGGTATCGCAACAGTTCAAGCTGAGACATCAACATTCGCAGCGAGTAAGTTCGAATCTCTTCTGGCTGTGTAAGTGTTTCCCCAACGCGTTTGGTCACTTCGGCTGGATAGAAGGTTAGCTTCAGGAACTCTTCCAGTTCAGGGCCTGTCATCGAGCCGGCAAACATGTCTTCGACCAAAGGGCGAAGCGTGCCTGAGGCATTGTTGATGACGTGCTGTAGCTTCTTGTC
Above is a window of Blastopirellula marina DNA encoding:
- a CDS encoding DUF1588 domain-containing protein gives rise to the protein MSRVVYACSVLLWSVLLTAVNAETYTPGQRVNKDYRSFAKPLLAKYCADCHGEKEPDANEGNFSLHDLDAVDGVNAQAWNTVWAQVTLKQMPPKDMPQLEVVERLQLSDWIVQELSRALQDKGGFQAHLDPGKGNFVDHDLLFGVLPEDVHLRPTSSPARIWRVTPQEHMTRLNELINSEPAFDPAKPGMRAHGDAVPTNHGGELKLYFGVDRIIKWQGGTVAYATAVKSVPAVLSSSRDHGLKNYPHFSTVNSAEATQIVNFAEDIIRYMAYGPLSIAEPYQITDDPNSIRDKMQGDLRGLPTSIVYNTKTVRPLTPVYDLMKSEGADEETIRAAVDYLFEALTFRPPTPEESDAYVVIVQQSIEKLGKEDGAVLGLSAIFLDRDALFRTELAASGEADPYGRVMLQDWELGLAVNHALRYISPDGPLREAIVEGRMRTKADVKREVERMLADESIRKPRILQFFRDYFDYDLGGYICKDTKALADTGVGAGQGYYQSMFDATASTDRLVERILEEDRDVLKRLLTTDQVVATKGDNTFFGKRLTRKETAQSIAEERKRDEAELEAWKVANPGKEPPKSLASKGRNVNHKVAEANLSGDPIYARVGRRSFGAGSMKPERILATVPEGERLGILTHPSWLVSHSDAMDNHAIRRGRWVYERLLGGGIPDVPITVDAMLPDEPHHTLRERMRVTRESYCWTCHQKMDPLGLPFEMYNHAGLYRETELEKPVDTSGEIIDSGDPELDGEVADAIEMIKKIAESERAEQVFVRHAFRYWMGRNETLNDRAVLQDAYRAYKENGGSMKAMLTSLLTSDAFLYRTRVDLAASPSN
- a CDS encoding fructose-bisphosphatase class III; this encodes MQTTSHSFKRPKADLSILELLALQFPNADAAIAETARLAAVQTLPKGVVHVISDIHGEDKKLQHVINNASGTLRPLVEDMFAGSMTGPELEEFLKLTFYPAEVTKRVGETLTQPEEIRTYSLRMLMSQLELLRYLVSNFSLRLATNLFPAEYRELLLEMMHAPSTERGPEFIGAILDELVRRGKALHLVHLLGRLIRNLAVDELIIAGDLWDRGPRGDRVMDYLQLQPNVEFIWGNHDMLWLAASLGHEAAICTVLRVSLRYRRIGQLDEGYSVPLTPLENLARTVYADDPAEFFMPKGQGMRPNEVVARMQKAVAIIQFKLEGQMIERNPHWELEHRRLMHRINFQEGTIEIDGQTYALRDTNFPTVDPENPYQLSEEESACLHRLKHSFLNSQKLREQMRYMVGHGSMYLKRDDCLIFHGCVPVDEEGNFLPVTIDQKSVAGRAMFEEIETVVRRAFVNSEQADLDFLWYLWSGPRSPLFGKDRIATLERDFIADKKPHHETKNTYFTLIHETEFCDKVLLEFGMEPDCGLIVNGHVPVKVEAGESPLKRSGKAITIDGAFSEAYGDYGYTLVLETDRIVLAQHSHFESVEAAIRDGVDIIPHVQNIRVFDSPRRTRDTERGQRIGFRMEMLERLIEAYQENRLHERPVVSRP